The proteins below come from a single Bombyx mori chromosome 19, ASM3026992v2 genomic window:
- the LOC101742526 gene encoding dihydropteridine reductase — MATGRIVVYGGRGALGAACVNHFKSFNYWVANIDLNPNEKADFNITVPKDASWVEQEDHVVNELGNALQGQKVNAIICVAGGWAGGNAAKDLSKQADLMWRQSVWSSSIAATLAAKYLNTGGLLALTGAKAALEATPGMIGYGMAKAAVHQLTKSLGAKDSGLPENSLAVAIMPVTLDTEMNRKWMPKADFSTWTPLTFVAELFEKWMKDEGRPANGSLVALVTKNNVTDLIIE; from the coding sequence ATGGCTACCGGTAGAATCGTCGTGTACGGTGGTCGTGGGGCATTGGGTGCTGCCTGCGTGAACCATTTTAAATCTTTTAATTATTGGGTCGCTAACATTGATTTGAATCCCAACGAAAAAGCCGATTTTAACATTACTGTCCCCAAAGACGCTTCATGGGTTGAACAGGAAGATCATGTCGTGAACGAGCTTGGAAACGCCCTACAAGGTCAGAAAGTGAATGCTATTATATGCGTTGCGGGTGGCTGGGCTGGCGGAAACGCCGCTAAGGACCTCAGCAAGCAGGCGGACTTGATGTGGCGTCAATCAGTGTGGAGTTCCTCTATTGCAGCAACATTGGCAGCTAAGTACTTAAACACTGGTggtttgttggctttaactggGGCAAAAGCAGCCTTAGAAGCCACCCCAGGAATGATCGGCTATGGAATGGCAAAGGCCGCTGTACACCAACTCACAAAATCTCTGGGTGCTAAGGACTCTGGTCTGCCAGAGAATTCATTAGCTGTAGCTATAATGCCTGTTACATTGGATACAGAAATGAACAGAAAATGGATGCCAAAAGCGGACTTCAGTACATGGACTCCGCTGACCTTTGTGGCTGAGTTATTTGAAAAGTGGATGAAGGATGAAGGCCGTCCAGCGAATGGCAGCTTAGTTGCCCTTGTCACCAAAAATAATGTTACTGACTTAATTATTGAGTAA